One window of the Paenibacillus beijingensis genome contains the following:
- a CDS encoding 2-isopropylmalate synthase: MRKIYIFDTTLRDGEQSPGVNLNTKEKVEIALQLEKLGVDRIEAGFPAASPGDLAAVNAVAKAVKHATVVGLSRSVEKDIDAAYEALKDAADPCIHLFLATSPIHRKHKLKMEKEEVLARAEKAIRYAKQFFNKIEFSPEDAGRTELDFLCEVTEMAIKAGATVVNIPDTVGYMTPSEYGNIFKTLKENVPGIETIQLSAHCHDDLGMATANALAAILNGADQIEGTINGIGERAGNTALEEVALALETRAEFYGAKTGFNLKEIARTSRLVSKLTGMVVPGNKAIVGANAFAHESGIHQDGMLKEKSTYEIISPETIGLKESTLVLGKHSGRHAFREKLIDLGYELDEESVNAAFAKFKNLADRKKNVSDEDIRAMLEEKLIETPEVFTLETIEVHYGNQSTPSATVTIRIAEKGTVEGVAEGNGSVDAIYNAIDKVTDETVELEDYSIKSVTHGKDALGEVHVVLKQNDVSAQGRGLSTDILEASARAYVDALNSLIEKRKSPRRRDKMSLI, translated from the coding sequence TTGCGTAAAATTTATATTTTTGACACCACGCTCCGTGACGGGGAGCAGTCCCCGGGCGTCAACCTGAACACCAAAGAAAAAGTGGAAATCGCATTGCAGCTGGAAAAGCTGGGCGTCGACCGGATTGAAGCCGGGTTCCCCGCAGCTTCGCCGGGCGACCTCGCTGCCGTCAATGCCGTCGCCAAAGCGGTCAAACATGCGACAGTGGTCGGCTTGTCCCGCTCCGTCGAGAAAGATATCGATGCCGCCTATGAAGCGCTTAAAGATGCGGCCGATCCGTGCATACACCTGTTTCTCGCAACGTCTCCTATCCACCGCAAGCATAAGCTGAAGATGGAGAAAGAGGAAGTGCTGGCGAGAGCGGAAAAGGCGATTCGTTATGCGAAGCAGTTTTTCAACAAAATCGAATTTTCGCCTGAGGATGCCGGACGGACGGAGCTTGACTTCCTGTGCGAAGTGACGGAAATGGCGATTAAGGCCGGGGCTACGGTCGTGAATATTCCGGATACGGTCGGTTACATGACGCCTTCGGAATACGGCAATATTTTCAAGACGCTGAAAGAAAACGTGCCGGGTATCGAGACGATCCAGCTTAGCGCCCACTGCCATGACGACCTCGGCATGGCGACGGCAAACGCGCTGGCGGCGATTTTGAACGGGGCGGATCAGATCGAAGGCACGATTAACGGCATCGGCGAACGAGCCGGCAATACCGCGCTTGAAGAAGTGGCGCTCGCGCTCGAGACGCGCGCCGAATTTTACGGAGCGAAGACGGGCTTTAACTTGAAAGAAATTGCCAGGACGAGCCGACTTGTCAGCAAGCTTACGGGCATGGTCGTGCCGGGCAATAAAGCGATTGTAGGAGCGAACGCTTTCGCGCATGAGTCTGGCATTCATCAGGACGGCATGCTGAAGGAAAAGTCGACGTATGAAATCATCTCTCCCGAAACGATCGGTCTGAAGGAATCGACGCTTGTGCTCGGCAAGCATTCCGGCCGCCATGCGTTCCGCGAGAAGCTGATTGACCTCGGCTACGAGCTGGACGAAGAATCGGTGAATGCGGCTTTCGCGAAGTTCAAAAACTTGGCCGACCGCAAAAAGAACGTCAGCGACGAGGACATCCGCGCGATGCTCGAAGAGAAGCTGATCGAGACTCCGGAAGTATTTACGCTTGAAACGATCGAGGTTCATTACGGCAACCAGTCTACCCCGAGCGCTACGGTCACGATCCGCATCGCGGAAAAGGGCACGGTTGAAGGCGTGGCGGAAGGAAACGGTTCCGTCGATGCGATCTATAACGCGATCGACAAAGTGACGGACGAGACGGTTGAGCTGGAGGACTACTCCATTAAATCGGTTACCCATGGCAAAGACGCGCTCGGCGAGGTCCATGTCGTATTGAAACAAAACGACGTGTCCGCCCAAGGACGCGGCCTGAGCACGGACATTCTCGAAGCGAGCGCGCGCGCGTATGTGGATGCGCTCAACAGCCTGATCGAGAAGCGCAAGTCCCCTAGACGGCGGGATAAAATGAGTCTGATATAA
- the ilvC gene encoding ketol-acid reductoisomerase, whose translation MAVKLYYENDADLSVLQGKTVAVIGYGSQGHAQAQNLRDSGVKVIIGLREGKSADKARNDGFEVLNVADATRAADVVQILMPDETQARVYNEEIAPNLKKGAALMFSHGFNVHFGQIVPSKDNDVLLVAPKSPGHMVRRTYVEGFGVPGLIAVEQDATGNATAIGLAYAKGIGCTRAGVFETSFREETETDLFGEQAVLCGGTTALVKAGFETLVEAGYAPEMAYFECLHELKLIVDMMYEGGMASMRDSISNTAEYGDYVTGPRVVTDETKKAMKAVLDDIQSGRFARDFILENKSNFAMMTATRRREAEHGIEQVGSKLRELMHWIKK comes from the coding sequence ATGGCAGTTAAATTGTATTATGAAAACGATGCAGACCTCAGCGTTCTGCAAGGCAAAACAGTAGCAGTTATCGGTTACGGCAGCCAAGGCCACGCACAAGCGCAAAACCTGCGCGACAGCGGCGTGAAAGTAATTATCGGTCTTCGCGAAGGCAAATCCGCAGATAAAGCCCGCAACGACGGCTTCGAAGTACTGAACGTGGCGGACGCTACCCGCGCTGCCGACGTTGTGCAAATTCTGATGCCGGACGAAACGCAGGCTCGCGTATATAACGAAGAAATCGCACCGAACCTGAAAAAAGGCGCAGCGCTGATGTTCTCCCACGGCTTCAACGTACACTTCGGCCAAATCGTGCCGAGCAAAGATAACGACGTTCTTCTTGTCGCTCCGAAATCCCCGGGCCACATGGTTCGCCGCACATATGTTGAAGGCTTCGGCGTTCCGGGTCTGATCGCAGTTGAGCAGGATGCAACCGGCAACGCAACGGCAATCGGTCTTGCGTATGCCAAAGGTATCGGCTGTACGCGTGCCGGCGTATTCGAAACGTCGTTCCGCGAAGAAACCGAAACCGACCTGTTCGGCGAACAAGCTGTACTGTGCGGCGGTACGACTGCACTCGTTAAAGCCGGTTTTGAAACGCTCGTTGAAGCGGGCTACGCTCCTGAAATGGCATACTTCGAATGTCTGCATGAGCTGAAGCTGATCGTTGACATGATGTATGAAGGCGGAATGGCTTCGATGCGCGACTCCATCTCCAATACGGCTGAATACGGTGACTACGTAACTGGCCCGCGCGTTGTAACGGACGAAACGAAAAAAGCGATGAAAGCGGTACTGGACGACATCCAATCGGGCCGTTTCGCACGCGACTTCATCCTCGAGAACAAATCCAACTTTGCAATGATGACGGCTACACGCCGCCGCGAAGCTGAGCACGGAATCGAGCAAGTCGGTTCCAAGCTGCGCGAACTGATGCACTGGATCAAGAAGTAA
- the ilvN gene encoding acetolactate synthase small subunit translates to MIKHTIAVLVNDQPGVLQRVSGLFGRRGFNIESITVGASEEAGLSRMVIVTTGDEKLLEQVSKQLYKLIDVIKVVDVSSSPMVARELGLIKVSADPSVRPEILGVVDTFRAAVVDIGPANMIVQVVGDSDKIDAMIELLKPYGIRELTRTGLTAMNRSSLRA, encoded by the coding sequence ATGATTAAGCACACAATTGCCGTTCTTGTAAACGATCAGCCCGGCGTCCTGCAGCGCGTGTCCGGCTTGTTCGGCCGCCGCGGCTTCAATATTGAAAGCATTACGGTCGGCGCCAGCGAGGAAGCCGGACTTTCGCGGATGGTCATCGTGACGACCGGCGACGAGAAGCTGCTCGAGCAAGTATCGAAGCAGCTCTACAAGCTGATCGACGTCATTAAAGTGGTGGATGTCAGCTCGAGCCCGATGGTGGCGCGCGAGCTCGGTCTTATCAAAGTGAGCGCGGACCCTTCGGTCCGCCCGGAAATTCTTGGCGTCGTGGATACGTTCCGCGCAGCTGTCGTCGATATCGGACCGGCCAACATGATTGTACAAGTTGTCGGCGATTCCGATAAAATCGACGCGATGATCGAGCTTCTGAAGCCTTACGGCATCCGGGAGCTGACACGGACGGGGCTGACTGCGATGAACCGCAGCAGCTTGCGCGCGTAA
- the ilvB gene encoding biosynthetic-type acetolactate synthase large subunit, with the protein MATQETAVRSKQEIMDRLKKPEVITGSEMLLRSLVLEGVECVFGYPGGAVLYIYDAMHGFSDFHHLLTRHEQGAIHAADGYARASGKVGVCIATSGPGATNLVTGIATAYMDSVPLVVITGNVATSAIGTDAFQEADICGITMPITKHSYLVRNVEDLPRIIHEAFHIANTGRKGPVLIDIPKDVSAAKALFQPVNEVSIRGYNPTVTPRKPQLDKLVRAIDEAEKPLVLAGGGVVYSGGHEELLEFITKTEIPVTTTLLGLGAFPSGNELWLGMPGMHGTYASNIAIQNCDLLINIGARFDDRVTMKLEGFAPHAKIVHIDIDPAEIGKNVPTDIPIVGDIKTTLALINKEVARTVKADEWRKQTQQWKEQFPLRYTDSDVELKPQWVISMIHEATGGDAIVTTDVGQHQMWAAQYYRFNKPRSWVTSGGLGTMGFGFPSAIGAQMANPDRLVVSINGDGGMQMCAQELAICAINNIPVKVAIINNQVLGMVRQWQEIIYDNRYSHIDLAGSPDFVKLAEAYGVKGFRATNKEEAKAAWEEAMRHPGPAVVEFVVRKGENVYPMVTQGNTIDVMIMGDAE; encoded by the coding sequence ATGGCTACACAAGAAACGGCCGTAAGGTCGAAACAAGAAATTATGGATAGATTGAAAAAACCCGAAGTCATTACCGGTTCGGAGATGCTGCTGCGCAGCTTGGTTCTGGAAGGCGTCGAATGCGTATTCGGCTATCCCGGCGGCGCCGTGCTTTACATTTACGATGCGATGCACGGATTCTCGGATTTCCACCATCTGCTGACCCGTCATGAGCAAGGGGCGATCCATGCGGCGGACGGCTATGCAAGAGCGAGCGGCAAGGTTGGGGTTTGTATCGCAACGTCCGGTCCGGGAGCGACGAACCTGGTGACGGGCATCGCGACCGCTTATATGGATTCGGTACCGCTTGTCGTTATAACGGGCAACGTCGCCACGAGCGCGATCGGGACCGACGCATTCCAGGAAGCGGACATTTGCGGCATTACGATGCCGATCACGAAGCACAGCTATTTGGTCCGGAACGTTGAAGATTTGCCGCGCATCATTCACGAAGCGTTCCATATTGCCAATACCGGCCGTAAAGGCCCCGTATTGATCGATATCCCGAAAGACGTTTCGGCAGCTAAAGCGCTCTTCCAGCCGGTTAACGAGGTGAGCATCCGCGGGTATAATCCGACGGTTACGCCGCGCAAGCCGCAGCTTGACAAGCTGGTCAGAGCGATTGATGAAGCGGAGAAGCCGCTTGTTCTCGCCGGCGGCGGAGTCGTTTATTCCGGCGGACACGAGGAGCTGCTGGAGTTTATTACGAAGACGGAGATTCCGGTGACGACGACGCTGCTCGGTTTGGGCGCGTTTCCGAGCGGCAACGAGCTGTGGCTCGGCATGCCGGGCATGCACGGAACGTACGCATCCAACATCGCCATTCAGAACTGCGACCTTCTGATCAATATCGGCGCCCGTTTCGACGACCGCGTGACGATGAAGCTGGAAGGCTTCGCGCCGCACGCGAAAATCGTCCATATCGATATCGATCCGGCGGAAATCGGCAAGAACGTGCCGACGGACATTCCGATCGTAGGCGACATTAAGACGACGCTCGCCCTGATCAACAAAGAAGTGGCGCGCACCGTCAAGGCGGACGAATGGCGCAAGCAAACGCAGCAGTGGAAAGAGCAGTTCCCGCTGCGCTACACCGACTCCGATGTCGAGCTGAAGCCGCAATGGGTCATCAGCATGATCCACGAGGCGACCGGCGGCGACGCAATCGTGACGACGGACGTCGGACAGCATCAGATGTGGGCGGCGCAGTATTACCGGTTCAACAAGCCGCGCTCCTGGGTCACCTCCGGCGGCTTAGGGACGATGGGCTTCGGATTCCCGTCGGCAATCGGCGCCCAAATGGCCAACCCCGACAGGCTTGTCGTGTCCATCAACGGCGACGGCGGCATGCAGATGTGCGCGCAGGAGCTGGCGATTTGCGCCATCAACAACATTCCGGTCAAGGTGGCCATTATTAACAACCAGGTTCTCGGAATGGTTCGCCAATGGCAGGAAATCATTTACGACAACCGCTACAGCCATATCGACCTGGCGGGAAGCCCCGACTTCGTCAAGCTTGCGGAAGCTTACGGGGTGAAAGGGTTCCGCGCCACGAACAAGGAAGAGGCGAAGGCGGCTTGGGAAGAAGCGATGCGCCATCCCGGACCGGCCGTTGTCGAGTTCGTCGTTCGCAAAGGCGAGAACGTGTACCCGATGGTAACGCAGGGGAACACGATTGATGTAATGATCATGGGGGATGCGGAATGA
- a CDS encoding GNAT family N-acetyltransferase: MNRILIRLRAPRTDDGAIISLIRKELIPLSQTVHPRDAQTLRTLKKRLRNGSTIVAAKSKTAAPIGFIHYEIVSGIIHIDLLAVHPDYRGFSIGRSLLAAAENDGRRSGCVLSRLFVDEGNEKAHRFYKRCGYTAAGYHAGLKCTEMIKPF; this comes from the coding sequence TTGAACCGAATCCTGATCCGCCTCAGGGCTCCGCGAACGGATGACGGCGCCATCATCTCCTTGATCCGCAAAGAGCTGATTCCGCTCTCCCAAACGGTCCATCCCAGAGACGCCCAGACGCTCCGCACGTTGAAAAAAAGGCTCCGAAACGGCAGTACCATTGTCGCCGCGAAGTCCAAAACGGCCGCCCCCATCGGGTTCATTCATTACGAAATCGTCTCCGGCATCATCCATATCGATCTGCTTGCCGTTCATCCGGATTACCGGGGCTTCTCGATCGGCAGAAGTCTGCTTGCAGCCGCTGAAAACGATGGAAGGCGGAGCGGATGCGTCTTGTCCCGGCTGTTTGTGGATGAAGGAAATGAAAAAGCGCACCGTTTCTATAAACGGTGCGGTTATACGGCAGCAGGCTATCATGCCGGCTTAAAATGTACCGAAATGATCAAGCCTTTTTAG
- the rplT gene encoding 50S ribosomal protein L20, which yields MARVKGGFVRARRRKRILKLAKGYFGSKHRLFKTAKEQVYKSLLYAYRDRRQRKRDFRKLWIVRINAAARQNGLSYSKFMFGLKQAGVEVNRKVLADLAVNDINSFNSLADVAKQKINA from the coding sequence ATGGCAAGAGTGAAAGGCGGATTTGTCCGCGCTCGTCGTCGTAAACGGATTTTGAAACTCGCGAAAGGTTACTTCGGTTCCAAACACCGTTTATTTAAAACCGCTAAGGAGCAGGTATACAAATCGCTGCTGTACGCATACCGCGACCGTCGTCAACGGAAGCGCGATTTCCGCAAATTGTGGATCGTTCGCATCAACGCGGCTGCCCGTCAAAACGGCCTGTCCTACAGCAAGTTCATGTTCGGCTTGAAACAAGCCGGCGTTGAAGTGAACCGCAAAGTTCTCGCCGATCTGGCGGTTAACGACATCAACTCGTTCAACTCGCTGGCCGACGTTGCCAAACAAAAAATTAACGCTTAA
- the rpmI gene encoding 50S ribosomal protein L35, with translation MPKMKTHSSLKDRFKITGTGKVKRYKAYRNHLLSGKSNRQKRVLATQPNMAAGDVRRLAQGLAQLKK, from the coding sequence ATGCCTAAGATGAAAACGCACAGCAGTCTTAAAGACCGCTTCAAGATTACAGGTACCGGCAAAGTAAAACGCTACAAAGCTTACCGCAACCACCTGCTTTCCGGCAAATCGAACCGTCAAAAACGCGTTCTGGCTACCCAGCCGAACATGGCTGCCGGCGACGTTCGCCGTCTGGCTCAAGGTCTTGCACAACTGAAAAAATAG
- the infC gene encoding translation initiation factor IF-3 has translation MNDEIRAREVRLVGAEGEQIGIKPLREALQMATDLNMDLVNVAPQAKPPVCRIMDYGKFRYEQQKKEKEARKNQKIVDLKEVWFRANIEEHDYQTKLRNVVKFLGEGDKVKASVRFRGREITHASIGQRILDRLSKDVADLCNVERVPKLEGRSMIMILAPKNN, from the coding sequence ATCAATGACGAAATCCGGGCAAGGGAAGTGCGCCTGGTCGGTGCGGAAGGCGAGCAGATTGGGATTAAGCCGCTGCGGGAAGCGTTGCAGATGGCGACCGATCTGAACATGGATCTGGTCAACGTGGCTCCTCAGGCGAAACCGCCCGTTTGCCGGATCATGGATTACGGCAAGTTCCGTTACGAGCAGCAGAAGAAGGAAAAGGAAGCGCGCAAAAATCAGAAGATCGTCGATTTGAAGGAAGTTTGGTTCCGCGCCAACATTGAGGAGCACGACTATCAGACGAAGCTCCGCAATGTGGTGAAGTTTCTCGGCGAAGGCGACAAGGTGAAGGCTTCCGTCCGTTTCCGCGGCCGGGAAATCACCCATGCGTCGATCGGACAGCGCATTTTGGACCGGCTTTCCAAAGATGTGGCCGATCTGTGCAACGTCGAGCGTGTGCCAAAGCTGGAAGGCCGCAGCATGATCATGATTTTGGCGCCAAAAAACAATTAA
- a CDS encoding glycosyltransferase family 2 protein: MLVNTVMIALQVFLALVGFYQFGLALFGLVRNKTRVTYAPQKSFAVLVAAHNEEKVVGALIDNLKRMDYPKELYDIFVICDNCTDGTAEIARSLGVHACERHNNQLRGKGYAIEWMLKELWGMPRQYDAIVMFDADNLVNTDFLRHMNNDLCDGHQVIQGYLDTKNPHDSWVTASYGITYWYCNRLWQLSRKNLNMANYLGGTGMCFNSELLKEMGWGATSLVEDLEFSMRCVQRGIYPVLNYDAKVYDEKPVSFRASARQRLRWMQGHFTVARQYFFPLLWSGIKERSFVKFDAAIYSISVYSTLIGFLATAAIWIDNIIPADNVFVSIYGYMPLWVSAVVIFASLVMFPLAMMLEGVKSPKLYAQLIMMIVFQLSWLPITFYAFFTQNNKQWSHTQHTRVIRLEEVQSKQV, translated from the coding sequence ATGTTAGTCAATACAGTTATGATTGCACTGCAGGTTTTTTTGGCGTTGGTCGGTTTCTATCAGTTCGGTTTGGCGCTCTTCGGTCTTGTCAGAAATAAAACGCGCGTTACTTATGCTCCGCAAAAATCGTTTGCCGTTCTCGTCGCAGCCCACAACGAGGAAAAGGTGGTCGGGGCGCTCATCGATAATCTGAAACGGATGGATTATCCGAAGGAGCTCTATGACATCTTTGTCATTTGCGACAATTGTACGGACGGAACGGCGGAGATCGCCCGCAGTCTCGGGGTTCACGCCTGCGAACGTCACAACAACCAGCTCAGAGGCAAGGGTTATGCCATTGAGTGGATGCTGAAGGAGCTGTGGGGGATGCCCCGGCAGTATGACGCGATCGTCATGTTCGATGCGGACAATCTGGTCAACACCGATTTTCTGCGTCACATGAATAACGATCTGTGCGACGGCCATCAGGTGATCCAAGGTTATCTCGATACGAAGAATCCGCACGATTCCTGGGTTACCGCTTCGTACGGCATCACCTACTGGTACTGCAACCGGCTGTGGCAGCTCTCCCGCAAAAACTTGAACATGGCCAATTACCTCGGCGGTACCGGCATGTGCTTTAATTCGGAGCTGCTGAAGGAAATGGGCTGGGGCGCGACAAGCCTGGTCGAGGATTTGGAGTTTTCCATGCGCTGCGTGCAGCGCGGCATTTATCCCGTGCTGAATTATGATGCAAAGGTGTACGACGAGAAACCGGTCAGCTTCCGGGCGTCGGCCCGCCAGCGTCTGCGCTGGATGCAGGGACACTTTACGGTCGCAAGACAGTACTTTTTCCCGCTGCTCTGGAGCGGAATTAAGGAACGCAGCTTTGTGAAGTTCGATGCGGCCATTTATTCCATTTCGGTATACAGCACGCTGATCGGCTTTCTGGCCACGGCGGCAATCTGGATCGACAATATCATTCCCGCGGACAACGTGTTCGTATCCATTTACGGCTACATGCCGCTTTGGGTATCGGCTGTCGTCATCTTCGCCTCACTCGTTATGTTCCCGCTGGCGATGATGCTGGAAGGGGTTAAGTCGCCCAAGCTGTATGCGCAGCTTATCATGATGATCGTATTCCAGCTGTCCTGGCTTCCGATTACGTTTTATGCGTTCTTCACGCAGAACAATAAGCAGTGGAGCCATACGCAGCATACGCGCGTCATTCGTTTGGAAGAAGTGCAAAGCAAGCAAGTTTAA
- a CDS encoding phosphatase PAP2 family protein, which yields MGRIIGWLRMKERRILLWANSKPLNKTINRWVCRWLSTITHMGGATFTLSTAALTALAAPAPWRTTGVQCLVAVIVSHLPVAFVKRTIKRLRPYQALQGVRTYKSPLVDSSFPSGHTTAVFAWLLPILLTTIREAPAALPVVVPACLVIGLSVAWSRMFLGLHYPSDVAAGAVLGSLTALAACTFMPLPSS from the coding sequence GTGGGACGCATCATTGGCTGGCTACGAATGAAAGAAAGAAGAATACTTCTCTGGGCCAACAGTAAACCGCTTAACAAAACGATAAACCGGTGGGTCTGCAGATGGCTGTCCACCATAACGCATATGGGGGGAGCGACATTTACGCTGTCCACTGCCGCGCTGACGGCGCTGGCCGCGCCAGCGCCCTGGCGTACGACAGGCGTGCAATGCCTCGTCGCCGTCATCGTAAGCCATCTGCCCGTCGCTTTTGTCAAACGCACGATTAAAAGACTGCGCCCTTATCAGGCGCTGCAGGGCGTCCGCACGTACAAAAGCCCGCTGGTGGACTCATCCTTTCCTTCCGGTCATACAACCGCCGTCTTTGCATGGCTGCTGCCGATTTTGCTGACGACCATCCGCGAAGCGCCCGCCGCCCTTCCGGTCGTCGTGCCGGCTTGTCTGGTGATCGGGTTGTCCGTCGCATGGTCCCGAATGTTTCTCGGACTGCACTATCCATCCGACGTGGCTGCAGGAGCGGTGCTCGGATCGCTGACGGCGCTGGCGGCCTGCACGTTCATGCCCCTGCCTTCTTCGTAG
- the trmB gene encoding tRNA (guanosine(46)-N7)-methyltransferase TrmB produces MRLRGRKGIRENLEAQPELVVLDAAPLKGRWREFFGNDRPIHVELGMGKGRFISGMSVRNPDINFIGVDMYDELIRRASEKARAAWADINGGEPRNLALLRANIEGIEDMFAPGEVERIYLNFSDPWPKSKHHRRRLTHPRFLEKYRTILNEWGEIHQKTDSRLLFEFSLNSYADCELQMRSISLDLHKDGMREDLVMTEYEHKFVERGGNIHRCEVIVGEKALAAYRAEKQERKRREASAEQAEGAARIAAAGKRSGSEDSGSQDASPGGEG; encoded by the coding sequence ATGCGTTTAAGAGGAAGAAAAGGAATACGCGAAAATTTGGAAGCTCAGCCTGAGCTGGTCGTCCTGGATGCGGCGCCGCTGAAAGGGCGTTGGCGCGAATTTTTCGGCAACGACCGGCCGATTCATGTCGAGCTCGGCATGGGCAAAGGACGCTTCATCAGCGGAATGAGCGTGCGCAATCCGGATATTAATTTCATCGGCGTTGATATGTACGACGAGCTGATCCGCCGGGCGAGCGAGAAGGCGCGGGCCGCATGGGCCGACATCAATGGGGGAGAGCCCCGGAATTTGGCGCTGCTGCGGGCGAACATCGAAGGCATCGAGGACATGTTTGCGCCCGGCGAGGTGGAGCGCATTTATTTGAACTTCAGCGATCCTTGGCCGAAGAGCAAGCATCACCGCCGCAGATTGACCCATCCCCGTTTTCTGGAAAAATATCGGACCATTCTGAACGAGTGGGGCGAAATTCACCAGAAGACCGATTCGCGGCTGCTGTTTGAATTTTCGCTGAACAGCTACGCCGACTGCGAGCTGCAGATGCGCAGCATCTCACTCGACCTTCATAAAGACGGGATGCGCGAAGATTTGGTCATGACCGAGTATGAACATAAATTTGTCGAACGCGGCGGCAATATTCACCGCTGCGAGGTTATCGTCGGCGAAAAGGCGCTCGCCGCCTACCGCGCCGAGAAGCAGGAGCGCAAGCGGCGCGAAGCTTCGGCTGAGCAAGCGGAAGGAGCGGCGCGTATTGCGGCGGCCGGCAAGCGTTCCGGATCGGAAGATTCCGGTTCGCAGGACGCGAGTCCCGGAGGCGAAGGCTGA
- a CDS encoding TIGR01212 family radical SAM protein (This family includes YhcC from E. coli K-12, an uncharacterized radical SAM protein.) — MNGPLAPQPLMWGDKRFHTWNSEMRRQFGGKVFKVMLDAGFTCPNRDGTIAKGGCTFCSARGSGDFAGRRRDDLVTQFNSIRDRQHQKWPEAKYIGYFQAYTNTYAPVEELREYYEVILQQPGVVGLSIATRPDCLPDDVVDYLAELNERTYLWVEMGLQTVHESTSELINRAHDTACYLDAVRRLRERGIRVCAHIIYGLPQETHEMMLETGRAVAAMDVQGIKIHLLHLMRKTPMVKQYEAGLLRFLEMDEYVKLVVDTLEFLPPEMIVHRLTGDAPRDLLIGPTWSLRKWEVLNAFDDELERRGTWQGKLWRPETSAAKACQPNHPCSDAAVSGSPEPGLERTAAAGAGGSEQLSAAAAGGTRPGSKADAEAAEALPGRS; from the coding sequence ATGAACGGCCCGTTGGCTCCGCAGCCACTTATGTGGGGAGACAAACGGTTTCATACATGGAATTCTGAAATGCGCCGCCAGTTCGGCGGCAAGGTATTTAAAGTTATGCTTGATGCGGGCTTTACATGCCCGAACCGCGACGGAACGATCGCCAAAGGCGGCTGCACCTTTTGCAGCGCGCGCGGTTCCGGCGACTTCGCGGGCAGACGTCGTGACGATCTCGTGACGCAGTTCAACAGCATCCGCGACCGCCAGCATCAGAAGTGGCCGGAAGCCAAATATATCGGCTACTTTCAGGCATACACGAATACGTACGCTCCGGTCGAGGAACTGCGGGAATATTACGAAGTGATTTTGCAGCAGCCCGGCGTCGTCGGCCTATCCATCGCCACGCGCCCGGACTGCCTTCCGGACGATGTCGTGGACTATTTGGCGGAGCTTAACGAGCGCACCTACCTGTGGGTCGAAATGGGGCTGCAGACGGTGCATGAATCCACGTCAGAGCTGATCAACCGCGCCCACGACACGGCCTGCTATCTGGACGCCGTGCGCCGTTTGCGCGAGCGGGGTATCCGGGTATGCGCGCATATCATATACGGCCTGCCGCAGGAAACGCATGAGATGATGCTGGAGACCGGGCGCGCCGTCGCAGCCATGGACGTGCAGGGGATCAAAATTCATCTGCTGCATCTGATGCGCAAGACGCCGATGGTCAAGCAGTACGAGGCCGGCCTGCTCCGGTTTCTGGAGATGGACGAATATGTGAAGCTTGTCGTCGACACGCTTGAATTTTTGCCGCCCGAGATGATCGTCCATCGTTTGACCGGCGACGCGCCGCGCGACCTGCTGATCGGCCCCACCTGGTCACTGCGCAAGTGGGAAGTGCTGAACGCCTTCGATGACGAGCTTGAGCGGCGGGGAACGTGGCAGGGCAAGCTGTGGCGGCCGGAGACCAGCGCAGCAAAGGCATGCCAGCCAAATCATCCATGCAGCGATGCGGCCGTCTCCGGAAGTCCCGAACCCGGCTTGGAACGGACGGCGGCAGCCGGAGCGGGCGGTTCAGAGCAGTTGAGTGCTGCAGCAGCCGGCGGCACTCGGCCGGGCAGCAAGGCGGACGCCGAAGCTGCCGAAGCGCTGCCGGGGCGCAGTTAA